The bacterium genome has a segment encoding these proteins:
- the ruvB gene encoding Holliday junction branch migration DNA helicase RuvB has protein sequence MSERIITPVKIEEDSGVSSLRPCSLSEYIGQERLKENLHVFIAAARTRGEPLDHVLFSGPPGLGKTTLANIIASEMGVGIETTSGPVIEKPGDLAAILTNLSAGDVLFIDEIHRLSPVVEEILYPAMEDFQLDIMIGQGPSARSIKIDLPKFTLVGATTRSGLLTAPLRDRFGVTGRLEFYSPEELKIIIVRSAGIIGVELTGEGAWEIARRSRGTPRIANRLLRRVRDFAEVRHGGSIDREVADKALGSLDVDEKGFDRMDCRILTTIIKLFGGGPVGVETIAAAIGEQKDTIEDVYEPYLIQQGYLARTARGRIATDAAYLHFGLERPTRQGDLL, from the coding sequence ATGTCTGAACGGATAATAACGCCTGTGAAGATTGAAGAGGACTCGGGAGTCTCCTCGCTCCGTCCCTGCAGCCTTTCCGAGTACATCGGGCAGGAGAGGCTTAAGGAAAACCTCCACGTCTTCATAGCGGCGGCCAGGACAAGGGGAGAGCCGCTCGACCACGTCCTCTTCTCCGGCCCCCCCGGCCTCGGCAAGACCACCCTTGCCAACATCATCGCAAGCGAGATGGGCGTCGGCATCGAAACCACCTCCGGCCCCGTCATAGAAAAGCCCGGCGACCTGGCCGCTATTCTGACTAATCTTTCGGCGGGCGACGTGCTCTTCATAGACGAGATACACCGCCTCAGCCCCGTTGTGGAGGAGATACTCTACCCCGCGATGGAGGATTTCCAGCTCGACATCATGATAGGGCAGGGGCCCAGCGCCCGCTCGATAAAGATAGACCTCCCCAAATTCACCCTCGTCGGCGCGACCACCCGCTCCGGCCTTCTCACCGCGCCCCTTCGCGACCGCTTCGGCGTCACGGGGAGGCTTGAGTTCTACTCCCCTGAGGAGCTCAAGATAATAATAGTGCGCTCCGCCGGGATAATCGGGGTCGAACTGACCGGGGAAGGCGCGTGGGAGATAGCCCGCAGGAGCAGGGGCACCCCGCGCATAGCCAACCGCCTCCTTCGGCGGGTTAGGGACTTCGCCGAGGTGCGCCACGGCGGCTCGATAGACCGCGAGGTCGCGGACAAGGCCCTCGGCTCGCTCGACGTGGACGAAAAGGGGTTCGACAGGATGGACTGCCGGATACTCACCACCATAATAAAGCTCTTCGGCGGCGGGCCCGTCGGCGTGGAGACGATAGCGGCGGCGATAGGCGAGCAGAAAGACACCATCGAGGACGTTTACGAGCCCTACCTCATCCAGCAGGGGTATCTCGCCCGCACCGCGCGGGGGAGGATAGCCACCGACGCCGCCTACCTCCACTTCGGGCTTGAACGCCCCACCCGGCAGGGGGATCTCCTGTGA
- a CDS encoding flavodoxin-dependent (E)-4-hydroxy-3-methylbut-2-enyl-diphosphate synthase → MTSGAPERRKTRQLSVGKVKIGGDAPVSIQSMTNTDTRDVQATIRQIQRLEAAGCEIVRLAVPDEDAAKALKEIKAEVNLPLIADIHFHHTLALMALESGVDGLRLNPGNIGARWKVEEVVKAASERCIPIRIGVNSGSVEKEVLEKHGGPTPAALVESALGHVRILEDLDYDRIKVSLKGSQVMQTVAAYKLMSAERDYPLHIGITEAGTVFRGGVKSGVGIGILLYEGLGDTLRVSLTGDPVREVEVAWWILGALGIRRRGVEVISCPTCARTRLPIETLALEVEKALADLDAPVTVAVMGCEVNGPGEAREADVGVASGKGYGLLFKRGEVVGKVPENEVVAAVVKMAREVAKEKLEKK, encoded by the coding sequence ATTACCTCCGGCGCTCCGGAGCGCAGAAAAACCCGGCAACTAAGCGTCGGCAAGGTGAAGATCGGCGGCGACGCCCCGGTTTCCATCCAGTCGATGACCAACACCGACACCCGCGACGTACAGGCCACCATCCGGCAGATACAGAGGCTGGAGGCGGCGGGCTGCGAGATAGTGCGCCTCGCCGTCCCCGACGAGGACGCGGCCAAAGCACTTAAAGAAATCAAGGCGGAGGTTAACCTCCCCCTCATAGCCGACATCCACTTCCACCACACGCTCGCGCTTATGGCGCTCGAAAGCGGCGTGGACGGCCTCCGCCTCAACCCCGGCAACATCGGGGCGCGGTGGAAGGTCGAAGAGGTGGTAAAGGCCGCCTCCGAACGGTGCATCCCCATCCGCATCGGGGTCAATTCCGGCAGCGTAGAGAAGGAAGTGCTCGAAAAGCACGGCGGCCCCACCCCGGCGGCGCTCGTCGAATCCGCCCTCGGCCACGTGCGTATTCTCGAAGACCTCGACTACGACAGGATAAAGGTCAGCCTCAAGGGCTCGCAGGTGATGCAGACGGTAGCCGCCTACAAGCTGATGAGCGCCGAGCGCGACTACCCCCTCCACATCGGCATCACCGAGGCGGGCACAGTCTTTCGCGGCGGCGTCAAATCCGGCGTGGGGATAGGGATACTGCTTTACGAAGGGCTCGGCGACACCCTGCGGGTAAGCCTCACCGGCGACCCGGTGCGCGAGGTCGAAGTCGCGTGGTGGATACTCGGCGCTCTCGGCATCCGCAGGCGCGGGGTCGAGGTGATAAGCTGCCCCACCTGCGCCAGAACCCGCCTTCCCATCGAGACCCTCGCCCTCGAAGTCGAAAAGGCCCTCGCCGACCTCGACGCCCCCGTCACCGTCGCCGTAATGGGCTGCGAGGTCAACGGACCCGGCGAAGCAAGGGAAGCGGACGTAGGCGTAGCCTCCGGCAAAGGGTACGGGCTGCTTTTTAAGCGCGGGGAGGTGGTTGGAAAGGTTCCCGAGAACGAAGTCGTCGCGGCGGTGGTAAAGATGGCGAGGGAAGTGGCAAAAGAGAAATTAGAGAAAAAGTAG